One genomic segment of Streptococcus salivarius includes these proteins:
- the rsmD gene encoding 16S rRNA (guanine(966)-N(2))-methyltransferase RsmD, translating to MTDLRVVAGEFGGRPLKTLEGKTTRPTTDKVKGAIFNMIGPFFDGGRVLDLFSGSGSLAIEAISRGMSSAVLVEKDRRAQAVIQENIKMTKSEKQFQLLKMDAARALTQLTGKFDLVLLDPPYAKEQIVANITQLEEQGLLAEEVMLVCETDKAVDLPEEISNFGIWKQKTYGISKVTVYVR from the coding sequence GTGACCGACTTGCGTGTTGTAGCAGGTGAATTTGGCGGACGTCCGCTTAAAACGTTAGAAGGCAAAACGACTCGTCCAACAACGGACAAGGTCAAGGGTGCCATTTTCAATATGATTGGTCCTTTCTTTGATGGGGGGCGTGTTTTGGATCTTTTTTCTGGAAGTGGTAGTCTGGCTATTGAGGCTATCAGTCGTGGTATGTCGTCTGCTGTCCTCGTGGAAAAGGATCGTCGGGCACAGGCTGTTATTCAGGAAAATATCAAGATGACCAAGAGTGAGAAGCAGTTCCAGCTTTTGAAGATGGATGCGGCGCGTGCGCTGACACAATTGACAGGAAAGTTTGACTTGGTACTTTTAGATCCGCCTTATGCCAAAGAGCAGATTGTGGCCAATATTACTCAGTTAGAGGAGCAAGGGCTCTTAGCTGAGGAGGTTATGTTGGTTTGCGAGACGGATAAGGCTGTGGACCTGCCTGAAGAAATTTCAAACTTTGGGATTTGGAAACAGAAAACCTATGGTATCAGTAAGGTGACCGTTTACGTGCGTTAG
- the trxB gene encoding thioredoxin-disulfide reductase, with the protein MYDTIVIGVGPAGMTAALYAARANLKVATLEQGAPGGQMNNTSDIENYPGFESISGPELSMKMFEPLEKLGVENLYGIVSGIEDKGDYKVVKTGDEEYQTKTVIIATGAKHRHIGVAGEEEYNSRGVSYCAVCDGAFFRNQDLLVVGGGDSAVEEGIYLTRFANSVTIVHRRDELRAQKVLQDRAFANEKVKFIWDSVVEEIKGDDIKVCSVDIKNVKTGEVTNHEFGGVFVYVGLDPVSDYLTGLDVTDQDGWVITDDKMATRIPGIFAIGDVRQKDLRQITTAVGDGATAGIEAYNYVTALGDK; encoded by the coding sequence ATGTACGATACAATTGTTATTGGAGTTGGTCCTGCGGGGATGACTGCAGCACTCTATGCAGCACGTGCCAACCTTAAAGTGGCAACTTTGGAGCAAGGTGCTCCTGGTGGACAGATGAATAACACGTCTGATATTGAAAATTACCCTGGTTTTGAAAGTATTTCTGGTCCAGAATTGTCAATGAAGATGTTCGAACCTTTGGAAAAATTGGGCGTTGAAAATCTTTATGGTATCGTGTCTGGTATCGAAGACAAGGGTGACTATAAAGTTGTCAAAACTGGTGATGAAGAGTACCAAACCAAGACAGTGATCATTGCGACTGGTGCCAAACATCGCCACATTGGTGTTGCTGGCGAAGAAGAGTACAACAGCCGTGGGGTATCTTACTGTGCGGTCTGTGATGGTGCCTTCTTCCGTAATCAAGACCTCTTGGTCGTTGGTGGTGGAGACTCTGCCGTTGAAGAAGGAATTTATTTGACACGCTTTGCCAATAGCGTGACCATTGTTCATCGTCGTGATGAATTGCGTGCTCAAAAGGTCCTTCAAGACCGTGCCTTCGCCAATGAAAAGGTTAAGTTTATCTGGGACTCAGTCGTTGAAGAAATTAAGGGTGATGACATCAAGGTTTGCAGTGTTGATATCAAGAATGTCAAAACTGGTGAGGTGACTAACCACGAATTTGGCGGTGTCTTCGTTTATGTGGGACTTGATCCTGTTTCAGATTACTTGACAGGTCTCGACGTCACTGACCAAGATGGTTGGGTAATTACAGATGATAAGATGGCGACACGTATTCCTGGTATCTTTGCCATTGGGGATGTCCGTCAGAAAGACCTTCGCCAAATTACAACAGCCGTAGGTGATGGTGCCACAGCTGGTATCGAAGCCTACAACTACGTGACTGCACTTGGTGATAAGTAA
- a CDS encoding DUF4059 family protein: MLLNIFKFYLLGLVIAFFVCLVIGAIWLGWRALRRADKTVKERQGALYDAIMMSMVSIPVLAFAFMAILIVLNA, from the coding sequence ATGTTATTAAATATTTTTAAATTTTACCTCTTAGGCCTTGTGATTGCTTTCTTTGTGTGCTTGGTGATTGGTGCCATTTGGCTTGGATGGCGTGCCTTACGTCGTGCGGACAAAACTGTTAAGGAGCGTCAAGGTGCCCTCTATGATGCTATTATGATGTCGATGGTTTCGATCCCAGTTTTGGCATTTGCTTTTATGGCGATTCTTATCGTGCTGAATGCATAA
- a CDS encoding amino acid ABC transporter ATP-binding protein — protein MISIKNLTKEFSGQKVLDGIDIDIEKGEVVALVGASGAGKSTILRSLNYLEQPDSGTITIDDFKVDFKTITKEQILTLRRKLAMVFQQFNLFERRTALDNVKEGLKIVKKLSDEEATKIAKEELAKVGLSNRENHYPRHLSGGQKQRVALARALAMKPDVLLLDEPTSALDPELVGEVEKSIADAAKSGQTMILVSHDMNFVYQVADKVLFLEKGRILEQGTPDEVFNHPKEERTKEFFASYSKQYL, from the coding sequence ATGATTAGTATCAAAAATTTGACCAAGGAATTTTCAGGTCAAAAGGTTCTCGATGGTATTGATATTGACATTGAAAAGGGTGAAGTTGTAGCTCTTGTTGGTGCCTCTGGTGCAGGGAAATCAACAATTCTTCGTAGCTTAAACTATTTGGAACAACCTGATTCTGGTACCATTACCATTGATGATTTTAAAGTCGACTTTAAGACTATCACTAAAGAACAAATCCTTACCCTTCGCCGTAAGTTGGCCATGGTTTTCCAACAGTTCAACCTCTTTGAACGTCGTACAGCCTTGGATAATGTTAAGGAAGGTCTTAAGATTGTTAAGAAACTTTCTGACGAAGAAGCTACCAAGATTGCGAAAGAAGAGCTTGCTAAGGTTGGGCTTTCTAATCGTGAAAACCACTACCCACGTCACTTGTCAGGTGGTCAAAAGCAACGTGTGGCCTTGGCTCGTGCCCTTGCAATGAAGCCTGATGTGCTCTTGCTTGACGAACCAACATCTGCTCTTGACCCTGAGTTGGTTGGTGAGGTTGAAAAATCAATCGCTGATGCAGCTAAGTCAGGTCAAACTATGATTTTGGTCAGTCACGACATGAACTTTGTTTATCAAGTGGCTGACAAGGTGCTCTTCCTTGAAAAAGGTCGTATTCTTGAACAAGGAACACCTGACGAAGTCTTTAACCATCCAAAAGAAGAACGAACAAAAGAATTTTTCGCTTCTTATTCAAAACAATATCTTTAA
- a CDS encoding amino acid ABC transporter permease, producing the protein MPAGKLFSWKAVFDAVPKIVERLPLTLGLTIAGAFFGLILALVFAVVKINRVRILYPIQAVFVSFLRGTPILVQLMLTYYGIPLFLRYLNGEFGLDWNINEIPPAIFAITAFAFNEAAYMSETIRAAIQAVDAGEIEAARSLGMTSAQVYRRVIIPNAAVIATPSLINSLIGLTKGTSLAFSAGIVEMYAQAQILGGADYRYFERYISVALVYWVISILIEYIGRSVENHMAIKAPEVTDISGIGGDR; encoded by the coding sequence ATGCCAGCTGGTAAGCTCTTCTCGTGGAAGGCAGTCTTTGATGCTGTTCCTAAGATTGTGGAACGCTTGCCTTTGACTTTGGGATTGACCATTGCAGGTGCTTTCTTCGGTTTGATTTTGGCCCTTGTCTTTGCGGTCGTTAAGATCAATCGAGTACGTATCCTTTATCCAATTCAAGCAGTTTTTGTGAGCTTCTTGCGTGGGACACCAATCCTTGTACAACTCATGTTGACTTACTATGGAATACCACTCTTCCTTCGTTATTTGAATGGTGAATTTGGTTTGGATTGGAATATCAATGAGATTCCACCAGCTATCTTCGCGATTACGGCCTTTGCCTTTAACGAAGCAGCCTACATGAGTGAAACCATTCGTGCAGCGATTCAGGCCGTTGACGCTGGGGAAATCGAAGCTGCCCGTTCTCTTGGGATGACATCGGCACAGGTTTACCGTCGTGTTATTATTCCAAATGCGGCAGTTATTGCAACACCAAGTTTGATTAACAGTTTGATTGGCTTGACTAAGGGAACATCACTTGCCTTTAGTGCTGGTATCGTCGAAATGTATGCTCAGGCTCAAATCTTGGGTGGTGCTGACTACCGTTACTTTGAACGTTATATCTCAGTTGCCCTTGTATACTGGGTAATCTCAATCTTGATTGAGTACATTGGTCGTTCAGTTGAAAATCACATGGCCATTAAGGCGCCTGAAGTGACTGACATTTCTGGAATTGGAGGTGACCGCTAA
- a CDS encoding transporter substrate-binding domain-containing protein gives MKKWLAGLGILGLSVLTLAACGNKSDSKGSGEKQTITVATDSDTAPFTFKKGDDFKGYDIDLVKAIFKDSDKYEVKFVTTPFDSILTGVDSGRYQIAANDFNYNEERAQKYGFSDPISRSNYAITSAEGTKYTSLDDLSGKTTEVLPGSNYAQLLENWNHANADKTPITINYASSSTGLSTRIQHIQEGKIDFILYDAISSEYIVKDQGYKLAVNKIKDDIGMKTDGLEYLLFSNDKQGKELKTFVNKRIKELKKDGTLAKLSKEYFGGDYVSDLK, from the coding sequence ATGAAAAAATGGCTTGCAGGTTTAGGGATTCTTGGCTTGTCAGTTTTGACTTTGGCAGCTTGTGGAAACAAGAGTGACAGTAAGGGATCTGGTGAAAAGCAGACGATTACTGTTGCGACGGACTCTGATACGGCACCTTTCACTTTCAAAAAAGGTGACGACTTCAAGGGTTATGATATTGATTTGGTCAAGGCTATTTTCAAGGATTCGGACAAATATGAGGTCAAGTTTGTAACGACACCTTTTGATTCCATCTTGACAGGGGTGGATTCTGGACGTTATCAGATTGCGGCTAACGACTTCAACTACAATGAAGAACGTGCTCAGAAATATGGTTTCTCAGATCCGATTTCACGTTCTAACTATGCCATCACTAGTGCTGAGGGTACCAAGTATACTAGCCTAGACGATTTGTCTGGTAAGACGACAGAGGTGCTTCCTGGCTCTAACTATGCTCAGTTGCTTGAAAATTGGAACCATGCCAATGCGGACAAGACACCAATTACTATCAACTATGCTTCTAGCTCAACGGGTCTTTCAACACGTATTCAACACATTCAAGAAGGAAAAATTGACTTTATCCTTTACGATGCGATTTCGTCTGAGTACATTGTCAAAGATCAAGGCTATAAGCTAGCTGTAAACAAGATTAAAGACGATATCGGTATGAAGACTGATGGTCTGGAATATCTTCTATTCTCAAATGATAAGCAAGGTAAGGAACTCAAGACATTTGTTAATAAGCGTATCAAAGAGCTTAAGAAGGATGGAACCCTTGCCAAACTCAGCAAGGAATACTTCGGTGGCGATTACGTCAGTGATTTGAAATAA
- the dinB gene encoding DNA polymerase IV yields the protein MLEFPLINDTSRKIIHIDMDAFFAQVEMRDDPSLKDKPVIIGHDPRKTGGRGVVSTCNYEARKYGVHSAMSSKEAYERCPNAVFISGNYSHYREVGMQIREIFKRYTDLVEPMSIDEAYLDVTINKLGIKSAVKVAKLIQYDIWQELHLTCSAGVSYNKFIAKLASDFQKPAGLTVVLPEEAQEFLGKLPIEKFHGVGKKSVERLHDMEIYTGADLLKIPEMTLIDRFGRFGFDLFRKARGISNSPVRPNRVRKSIGSERTYGKLLYNEDDIKAELTKNARRVAESAQKNKKVGRIIVIKVRYSDFSTLTKRMTLDKSTQDFDTIERIAHTIFDQLEENSSGVRLLGVTLTGLEDQEGRQLDLDDLESL from the coding sequence ATGTTAGAGTTTCCTCTAATAAATGATACCAGTCGGAAAATCATCCATATTGACATGGACGCCTTTTTTGCTCAGGTCGAGATGAGGGATGACCCCAGTCTTAAGGACAAACCGGTTATTATCGGTCACGATCCTAGAAAAACTGGGGGACGTGGTGTGGTATCAACCTGTAATTACGAGGCTAGAAAATATGGTGTCCATTCAGCCATGTCTTCTAAGGAAGCCTATGAACGTTGTCCTAATGCTGTCTTTATCTCAGGAAATTATAGCCATTACCGAGAGGTAGGGATGCAAATTCGTGAGATTTTTAAACGCTACACCGACTTGGTAGAGCCTATGTCTATCGACGAAGCCTATCTTGATGTGACGATAAATAAGCTTGGTATCAAATCGGCGGTTAAGGTAGCCAAACTTATCCAGTATGATATCTGGCAGGAACTTCACCTGACTTGTTCAGCAGGGGTTTCCTACAATAAATTTATCGCCAAACTAGCCTCTGATTTTCAAAAGCCTGCTGGTTTGACGGTGGTGCTTCCAGAGGAAGCTCAGGAATTTTTGGGAAAGCTACCTATTGAAAAGTTTCATGGGGTAGGTAAAAAGTCAGTTGAACGTCTTCATGACATGGAAATATACACCGGTGCCGATCTTCTGAAGATTCCTGAGATGACGCTGATTGATCGTTTTGGACGTTTTGGATTTGATCTCTTTCGAAAGGCTAGAGGGATTTCCAATAGTCCTGTTAGGCCCAATCGTGTCCGTAAATCTATTGGAAGTGAGCGAACCTACGGCAAACTTCTTTATAATGAAGATGACATCAAGGCTGAGTTGACTAAGAATGCTAGGCGGGTAGCTGAAAGTGCTCAGAAAAATAAAAAAGTCGGTCGAATTATTGTCATCAAGGTCCGTTATTCGGATTTCTCGACCTTAACCAAGCGTATGACCTTGGACAAATCGACTCAGGATTTCGACACCATCGAAAGGATTGCCCATACCATTTTTGATCAATTAGAGGAAAATAGCAGCGGTGTTCGCCTGCTCGGTGTGACGCTGACGGGTCTGGAAGATCAAGAAGGCAGGCAATTGGACCTAGATGATTTGGAGTCATTATAA
- the pflB gene encoding formate C-acetyltransferase, with product MATVKTNTDVFEKAWEGFKGTDWKEKASVSRFVQANYTPYDGDESFLAGPTERSLKIKKIVDETKAGYEAEGRFPMDTRPTSIADIDAGYISKEDELIYGIQNDELFKLNFMPKGGIRMAETALKEHGYEPDPAVHEIFTKYVTTVNDGIFRAYTSNIRRARHAHTVTGLPDAYSRGRIIGVYARLALYGADYLMQEKVNDWNAIKEIDEETIRLREEVNLQYQALQDVVRLGDLYGVDVRRPAFDTKEAIQWTNIAFMAVCRVINGAATSLGRVPIVLDVYAERDLARGTYTESEIQEFVDDFVMKLRTVKFARTKAYDQLYSGDPTFITTSMAGMGADGRHRVTKMDYRFLNTLDNIGNSPEPNLTVLWTDKLPYSFRRYCMHMSHKHSSIQYEGVTTMAKDGYGEMSCISCCVSPLDPENEEQRHNIQYFGARVNVLKALLTGLNGGYDDVHKDYKVFDIEPVRDEVLDFDTVKANFEKSLDWLTDTYVDALNIIHYMTDKYNYEAVQMAFLPTKQRANMGFGICGFANTVDTLSAIKYATVKPIRDEDGYIYDYETIGEYPRWGEDDPRSNELAEWLIEAYTTRLRSHKLYKDAEATVSLLTITSNVAYSKQTGNSPVHKGVYLNEDGSVNLSKLEFFSPGANPSNKAKGGWLQNLNSLASLDFGYAADGISLTTQVSPRALGKTHDEQVDNLVTILDGYFENGGQHVNLNVMDLSDVYEKIMSGEDVIVRISGYCVNTKYLTPEQKTELTQRVFHEVLSMDDAWG from the coding sequence ATGGCAACGGTTAAAACTAACACAGATGTTTTTGAAAAAGCGTGGGAAGGCTTTAAAGGAACTGACTGGAAAGAAAAAGCTAGCGTTTCACGTTTCGTTCAAGCAAACTACACACCTTATGATGGTGACGAAAGCTTCCTTGCAGGACCAACTGAACGCTCTCTAAAAATTAAAAAAATCGTAGATGAAACTAAAGCAGGCTATGAAGCTGAAGGACGCTTCCCAATGGATACTCGTCCAACTTCAATCGCTGACATTGACGCAGGATACATTTCAAAAGAAGATGAACTTATCTATGGTATCCAAAATGATGAGCTCTTCAAATTGAACTTCATGCCTAAAGGTGGTATCCGTATGGCGGAAACTGCTTTGAAAGAACACGGTTATGAACCAGACCCAGCTGTACACGAAATTTTCACAAAATACGTGACTACAGTTAACGATGGTATCTTCCGTGCTTACACTTCAAACATCCGTCGTGCACGTCACGCTCACACAGTTACTGGTCTTCCAGATGCTTACTCACGTGGACGTATCATCGGGGTTTACGCTCGTCTTGCCCTTTACGGTGCTGACTACTTGATGCAAGAAAAAGTTAACGACTGGAATGCTATCAAAGAAATCGACGAAGAAACTATCCGTCTTCGTGAAGAAGTTAACCTTCAATACCAAGCACTTCAAGACGTTGTTCGCCTTGGTGACCTTTACGGTGTAGATGTTCGTCGTCCAGCCTTCGATACTAAAGAAGCTATCCAATGGACAAACATCGCCTTCATGGCAGTATGTCGTGTAATCAACGGTGCCGCTACTTCACTTGGTCGTGTGCCAATCGTCCTTGACGTATACGCAGAACGTGACCTTGCTCGTGGTACTTACACTGAATCAGAAATCCAAGAATTCGTTGATGATTTCGTTATGAAACTTCGTACAGTTAAGTTTGCTCGTACAAAAGCTTACGACCAATTGTACTCAGGTGACCCAACATTCATCACAACTTCTATGGCTGGTATGGGTGCTGACGGACGTCACCGTGTTACCAAGATGGACTACCGTTTCTTGAACACTCTTGACAACATCGGTAACTCTCCAGAACCAAACTTGACAGTTCTTTGGACTGACAAATTGCCTTACTCATTCCGTCGCTACTGTATGCACATGAGCCACAAACACTCTTCTATCCAATACGAAGGTGTAACTACTATGGCTAAAGACGGATACGGTGAAATGAGCTGTATCTCATGTTGTGTATCACCACTTGACCCAGAAAACGAAGAACAACGTCACAACATCCAATACTTCGGTGCTCGTGTTAACGTGCTTAAAGCCCTTCTTACTGGTTTGAACGGTGGTTACGACGATGTTCATAAAGACTATAAAGTATTTGACATCGAACCAGTCCGTGATGAAGTTCTTGACTTTGACACTGTTAAAGCTAACTTTGAAAAATCTCTTGACTGGTTGACTGACACTTACGTAGATGCCCTTAACATCATCCACTACATGACTGATAAGTACAACTACGAAGCTGTTCAAATGGCCTTCTTGCCAACTAAACAACGTGCTAACATGGGATTTGGTATCTGTGGTTTCGCAAATACTGTTGATACATTGTCAGCAATCAAATACGCTACAGTTAAACCGATCCGTGACGAAGATGGCTACATCTACGACTACGAAACAATCGGTGAATACCCACGTTGGGGTGAAGATGACCCACGTTCAAACGAATTGGCAGAATGGTTGATTGAAGCTTACACTACTCGTCTTCGTAGCCACAAACTCTACAAAGATGCAGAAGCTACAGTTTCACTTCTTACAATCACTTCTAACGTTGCTTACTCTAAACAAACTGGTAACTCTCCAGTTCACAAAGGGGTATACCTCAACGAAGATGGTTCAGTGAACTTGTCTAAATTGGAATTCTTCTCACCAGGTGCTAACCCATCTAACAAAGCTAAAGGTGGATGGTTGCAAAACTTGAACTCACTTGCAAGCCTTGACTTCGGTTATGCAGCTGACGGTATCTCACTTACTACTCAAGTATCACCTCGTGCCCTTGGTAAGACTCACGACGAACAAGTTGACAACCTCGTAACTATCCTTGACGGATACTTCGAAAACGGTGGACAACACGTTAACTTGAACGTTATGGACTTGTCAGATGTTTACGAAAAGATCATGAGCGGTGAAGATGTTATCGTACGTATCTCTGGATACTGTGTAAACACTAAATACCTCACTCCAGAACAAAAAACTGAATTGACACAACGTGTCTTCCACGAAGTTCTTTCAATGGACGACGCTTGGGGATAA